CTCAAGAAAAAGACTCTCATCTAAAGTTTTTGTGAAATTTTGCCCTTTCAATCGCAGCAAACATATGACtaaaattaattaactaattTGACTTCATTAAACTCATCTCCAAAATTCTGTCTCATATGAGTTTAGCCCTTGAGAGATAAATCCTTAACATATTGCGTAATTTTGATAGAATTAAGCTGTATAACATGTTGTCGTGCTGTTCTGTTTGTTAATTTGTAGTTTTGAGGGGATGAAAAAAAGTAAATAAAGACCTTAGCTAAAAGCAAGGGATATACATGCTATCTATGTCAAAATAAAGTATGTTACTACTTAACAAGATTTATGTGCCTTGTCTTGCCTATAGGGAACAAAAATAACTTGATTGAGTAATACTTACAAGTGAAATgacaaaagtaaaaaagaaagatAATTGCATTGTTCAATGTACTGTGTATGATATGAAAATTTCTAATGTGATAACTTAGTACAATTTGAAAACTTCAATAGCAATgtatgataacatagaaattgcTAAAGTAAAAGGTCATGACAAGTGAATTTTAGATATTTAAAGTCCAATCAGCTGCACCAACTCAAATGAAAAGGCAAATATACTTACAGTAGGAGTCAATTTTGTTgccattttctctttttaatcaGATAGATTCGGAATTTTGTACTAAAAGGCAAAAGCTGCACATAAGGTAAAGGGGGTCTCATTTGATTTTTTAGCTTACTAGACAAGAAAAAGTAAACTCAGGTACAAAAATAGGCTAAAGAGAAGAGGGTGGGGACACTAAAAAGGAAAAATTGTAGTGAACCTAAGGTGAGGGTTGATAGGAATTTACAAAAGGAATCAAGAAGAGGGCAGAAAGAGAAACAATTGATCTAGTCGAGATCTATCGGAAATAGTTTATCTACCTTCACAAGATAAGAGTAAGATTTGTGTATACACTATCCTTTCCAAATCTTACTTGTAATATTATATGGGTATATTATTGTTCTTGTTGCATAAAAAAATTAAGTACTACGGTTAGGGGTTGGGAACTAGATCAGCAAGTGAGCTTTCTGCCTCCTATAGTTGAGGTGGAACGTTCAAATTCCATTAGTAGCATAGCATCTCTTTCTATTTTTTCCTCCTCCTCCCTTGGTGAATTAAATTTAAATccacaaaaaaatatacaaaaggtATTATATGGTTCATATTTGTGCAAGAATTCTCTATTTAGTCCATGTTGAAATATctgtaattttaaaatatttttatgcgTTTTTCTAATAGTTAAGTACTGAGTAGTACTTACTTAAATGGAccacaatttctataaattggTACTTCCTCCGCTTCGCCATAATCGCTTCCGCACCAGGTATGCCATTCTCTGTAAAATTGGCATATGCTAAATCCCGGTGTACATTAAGTTTAAGTTTACATAtggtatatatatttatatatatatatatatatatatatatatatatatatatatatatataaaagactaAAGTTAAATCTAAAATTTAAACGATGTGAGTTTTGAGTTTGAAGTATGGATTTTGAAACATAAATTTGACCCTACATTTATTTATTTTCGAACATATACAATATTCGAATCAAAAATCATAGTGAAAGTGAAGGGATGTTTTGGTATTCAAACTCCAAATTTTAAGGTAAGATTGGAAGATTTATTAAAAAGTGACTTATTTTAAATCAAACTAATGCTTATAAATTATAGGAGTAGGTAGGTGGGCACATAGATAGATAAACAGATGTATTGTATGTACATAAGGCTTGTTCATTACGTTACCTGTACCACATCCCTCCAATTTATTGACTGTTGGTTCATTTAATAGAATGGAGATATATATGGAATAGTTTAACAGTCAAGGATAAGGAAATAGAAGGATGAAGTGTTTGACTTCCCAATGCTGAGAATTTAGTAGTCTTTTGGGGTTTTCTCTTAGTGTATTTCTTTGTTCTATTTGAGCAAAGTAAGCTCCATACTTATTCATGTTAAAATACAGTAATAGtgtaaataaaatttattgtcATTGTGTATATGACAAATCCTTTGCGTACAAGCGCAAATCTAATACAAAAGTTATGGATTCACGTGAGCTCAGTAATTTTTGCATAGATTCTGTATTTGTACTAAACATtcattataaatataaaaatatttagctTGGAACTCTCTTCGTTGGTCCAATTATCATGTATATTAACTTGAGATCGttgtagaaactcataatctTAAAATTCTTGATCCACCTCCGTTCACGTAAACCCTCAATCGAGGATATCTATACAACAAAAGTTTTTGTATTAATTATTATGTGATTTTCAATCATTTATGTTCATCTAATAAGGAGTGGCCATCTACAATATTCTTATCAAATTGATAATTTGTATATCAACAGTTCTACAATATTATATTTGCAATTGCATATACAGAATGGAGACGGCGAAAATCAGGACAAGGGCAGGGATTGCAAAGGTTATGGGCATAGTGTTGTGTGCAGGGGGAGCTTTAACTATTGCTTTCTTTAAGGGACCAACTTTGAAACTTCTGCTACATCACCATCTATTCAGCTATAATGGAGAAGTACAAAACAGTGCTGCTTCAGGCAATTCATGGATCAAGGGTGTCTTTCTTATGTTGCTTGCTAATGCATTATGGGCTACCTGGCTTGTTACGCAGGTAATTACGACGATCTTAAGTTAACATATAAGAAttcaataaaaataattatttgaataAGAGTATGATATATACTAGACTACTTGAGATGAGAGAGGCAAGAAAGAGTAAGCGCTATAGTACAGTGTTGACCGGTGTGCTTTGGTGTACGTAATTCGGGGGTGGGGTTGTGGAACCAGAAAACTAAATATTCTATTAGTACAAGATATTGACAAAAGTCACTAGGGGTTCACGTAATCCTATAAAAAGCTTTCATGCTAGATTCGCCAATGGACATACACGTAATGCATTATTTTCACTTACGACTAAATATTTAATCTTTTGACAAAAAAATTTAAACCATCAATGTAACTTAtcatgttgtttaattatttACTGTAATTTTCAGATTATCATATTATATTTGTTATGAAGGAGTACTTGTTATTACAAACTGTGTTAATGGATATAACCTAAACTATTCCTTCAATTTGTTTAATACATGTCTTGTAACGTGTTATATATCTTTGGCAGAACCGAATCCTCAAGAGTTACCCTTCAAAGCTATTATGTACAACTCTACAATGCTTCATGAGTACAATTCAGGCATTTGTTTTTGCAATAGCTCTAGCTAGAGATCCATCTGAGTGGAGACTTGGATGGAATGTTAAACTCCTCTCTGTTGCCTATTGTGTAAGTCAAATTCTGCCTAACTTTTATCGTTTATGTTTGCTTATTAGACGGACATACTTTAAGTAATTATTAAAAGTGAAAGGATGAAAATTAAAGATACAAAGCAATTCgtaaaaagaagaggaaaaaagtTGATTCCATGATTGTGCAAACCATTGAATGTTCCAAGATATATGTTCATTGTCATAAGAAAAGAGGTTTGTGAAACCAAAATCATATATATCTTCAAAAATAATTTGCTATTTTCTTGTAACACTTTGCATATGTGAAAAAGTGATATAACACTTTGCATTTGTGAAAAAAGTGATATGTCATTCATAATTTGCTATTTTCTTGTAACACTTTGCATATTTGAAAAAGTGATATGTCATTCGTAACCTTTTTTACTTCTGGTTTGAATTAGAACTAGTGTAAATTAAATTTATGTTTTAAATTAGCTGACTTTCATAAATTTGGCAGGGAATAGTGGTGACTGGGGTTACATTTTACTTACAAGCATGGGTTGTTGAGAAGAAAGGACCAGTTTATCTGGCCATGACTACACCCTTGGCCTTAATCTTTACAATTGTTTCTTCTGCTGTGCTTTTTGGAGAGATCATTAGTTTGGGAAGGTAATATTAAATTTGTGTTTCCCTTTTCCTGCTGATATTCTGGTATTGATATTAAATATCAAGTAGCACAAAATGAGCGAATGGAACAAAATTAGTCATATTAAACTATGTGACAATCTCATCTAAAATTTAAACTTAGATAGTATACAGTTGTAAtgacttaattattatgttttcgaTACGTTCACTCACGTGCAGGCCtgacatttttattttttttattttttgcttgcaGTATTTTAGGAGGGATTTTGCTGGTTGGTGGACTATATAGTGTACTATGGGGAAAATCAAGAGAACATAAGATTGCAGCTTCAAATACTGAAGATATTGAGAAAGCAGAGAATGGATCAAAGGAAGAAGAAATTGTGGAGAAACAATCCTCAATACCAAATGCTAGAATCCAACATGCTTCTTTTCCAGTTTAATTACTAATTACAGGATTTTGGGGAAGAAAAAAATGCAGGTCCCCGATTCTAATAATTTATCGTATATTATTAGCATATAATTAAAGATTTAAGGATGACTTAGAATTTCTTGAGTTTCTAATTATTGTGAGAGCTAGCTATTAATGTGACTAATAACAAAGGAGTGATATTCTAGTGGATGAAAATCAAGCAAATGTAACAATGTCATATCGAGATGTTGAAATAATGTATGTTTaggctttttttttttaagaaacgTAAAACAAAGTCATCCTTTGACTTCTTTATTTATTAAGATCTAGCATGTAAAACAATAACGCTAGTATTAGCTTTTATTCTTCTTATATCTTTTACTTTTGTGGTAAGCTTCAAACTTATCACATtttctctcttttccttttgGGTCGTGAACTCGTGATAGATAAAAGAAAGGGAAAAtcataaaaaatgaaaaatgaaaatgaaaattaatattttgaagGCCAAAGTAGGGGTATACAAAGAAAAAcgataaaccgcaccaaaccgataattcgagtcaaaccggaaaaaaaaaccgatgtggtttggtttggtattggaaaaaaaaaacccgaccataattggtttggttttaactaaaaaaagtcaaaccgaaaccaaaccaacccgatagtatatttatataattgtttaaaatattttatacatataaatatttattgtaatctaatttataaatatttcttaaactttttcacagttttatcttttaacgtattatttcaagtttagacttaacattcttaaatggtaaataaattttatagcccatacatgtagtaactcaaacaaagttcaaatcaatactaatgctaacaaaagaaattcaattcaatattaggaatgacgatagtgttggataatgattttagttttacattggtttataataaaaatgcataacttagtttatctttttctttagtgcttagttatgtaattaatattagtacttattagctatacttattttagcatgacctatatagtatttttagattatgttaattttcattatggcttattaattagcaatatttattttatgtaattttattattttatctttctttttgtatattttagtataatgctatgacttatctcatattattgtgttagtttcttggaaaatacattacataattgtattttactaggactttAGAAATATtgggagcacaagttacatattttatgctatgaagactttaccggaaaaaaaccCGAAAATCCGAAAAACTtgagaaaaatcgagattaaaaaacccgactttgttggtttggtttataaatttaaaaacccgacaccattaatttggtttgataattaaaaaatttgaATCAACCCGACCTGTGTACACCCTTAGGCCAAAGTTGAGGTATAGGGCAGtgatgtaaaaaaaataaaaaacagatGACGCATTGGGACATTCCAAAGGAAAATCCATGAAATATTTTCGCTATTGGTCTGGGCTCACAGGCTCGACCTGTGCAATGGCCAATGTCGTTGGCCGACgtttttgcctgaagtttggcctTTGGCAGTGCCAAACTTTCATATTTTTTCTTGAACTTTAGGCACTTATTGCTGAAGTTCATGCTTATGTGGCTGAATGTCAAAACACATGTGAACGTAGTTTTGTCCATAAACCACTTGCTCTTTGAATTTTAATAATCTTACACACGATTCAAAATTCAAATTAACTCGAAATAAGCTCAAATTTGAACTATAATCATTAATTTATTGAAATAACAACAAATCTAACAAACTTATTatttgatttttctcaaaaaccttgaatggtattttttttttttttaaaaaagaaatccCACTTAATGCCGAGCTCCTTCACGTGATGAGCTTGAGCACATCGTTGTCATTGCATAAAAAGTTCTGATAATCCACTTAATTTTAACTCACTTTTCATAATTAAAATTCAAGACACTTTATTAAACTTACAAGttacaataataataattttattgctAATTTTTTTTAACTGACTACGACTGCAAAATTTGTCAAGAACTGACTTATGCGTTAAATGTGGCTACGCAAATAGGCCGCCAAATGAAAATTCTTCTAGCCGCATAGGGACATATGGAAGGAAATTCTATTAAGTGCGTAATTCTCATGGTCTGGGGCTCTGGGCTTAGGGCCCATCGAGGCGGGCCAGAACGGCAAGATAGGACGCCCGTGCATCACTTTATGGGTAAGCAGGATTGTCAAATGGGTATGTTGGGCTGATTTGGACGGGTTAAAACAGGCTGAGTCAATAAATGGACAGATCAATTGATCCGCCAAAAAGTAATTTGGATTGAGATGGACTGGGTCACGATGAGCTAAAATTTGGGTTATAACCCAACCCGTCCAACTCTTACCAAACTTTGATTACTGTGTAttgtttaattatcaaataagacattttttttttgttatggtcatatataatataaaaaaaaaaaaattaaagatattTTAGCAAAGTTATTCATGGATCAATTTGAGCTAAAAATTAGCTCAACTTTAGATGGGCTAAAATGTGTTGGGTCAAGATGGGTTGAGTTCAACAAATGAGCGTGTCAATGACCAGCCCGACCTTAGGCGGGTTTGGGGGGGATCAAATGGGTTTGGGCTCAAATTACCACCCCTATAGGCAAGTTACACTTTTGATCAgttatcaaaaataattatatccGTTAgttaatacacaaaaatatatattgttatatatatatatatatatatatatatatatattgattattattttttagaGTGGCTATATAATGTTGTTTTCCCAAACTTCATCAATATTTTGCTTTTATCATGAAAATGATCCTATGGAATCGCGGGTAGATTCTCCAGATACTTGTCATTTTATGAGGGCTTAATGTTGCAAAACAACTGAATAAAAATTAAGAAAAGCAAAGTTATAAATAATTCACGACTAGTGCGAGCAGAAAGCACCTTTGAACCTACTTTCACCttaaaatttttaagaaaactaaGATTAAAAGGGGAAAAAAGCAACAAGAATAAAATACAGTAATGTGCTTACCAAACAATAAACAATTCTTTTTCATTATTTGAGGGTCCTGATATAATACAATGATGCATAGAACTTTTAGCTGGCAGTGGATAGACAACTTCTCCACTTACGATCCTGATATTTTTAATGCATCACTTCTTGCAAAATTGGATAGAAGGTAGTCACTCTAAATAGTTGTTGTTTAGCAATTAGCCAACGAattcttaattttaatttttcaattCAATTTTTCAGGATAAAATTATcacaatccaaaattcattatagACCGTGATAACGTCCaacgtcgtcgttaggcaagccaacacttaattattcattttattagttttaaaatcatgaatcttatttagATATAGAGGTCAGTCCattaaaataaatcataatttcttACAGTTTAATTAAAATATAGAGTAAAAGTGTGCCAATGTCAAACAATCCAAAAACAACTTCTAGAACAAGCTCCTaaaccccggtgtcacaagtacatgagcatttactagaagGTATAATAACAGTATAACATatatctggaatacaagttagacagaaaaaatataaataactacgatggagactctgtatgttgcAGATCGTAACATAGGATGcggctcaccgtaaagtcctcgCAATAGCCGCGCTTTTGCACCCAAAAGACCACCAAAAATatatacatgcacaataagtgcagaagtatagtatgagtatgtaaatcaacgtgtacccagtaaatatctagcataaccccggagaagtagtgacgagaggtcggcatcgacacttactagtggtccaataaatcaagtgcAGTaagaagtaaacaagtatgaggcatggtaaataaacagtgtaagcaaatataggtacgtggtacgatcctcctctgaaTGGTAAACACTAGCTTTCAATTATCGgatacctcctcaaccggagtatatatatataatggtccCCACCAGACaggtcgtcacaactcaaatcaggaaaaactCGCGGAAAGCtcgcttcttgtcaaatattacgcacaattctgccgaggcgaacggcttgATCCCATACGAGTATTTCATaaagttgccgaggcgaacgacccgatcccataagaatatgatacatgatagatgcctaggcgaacgacccgatcctataagagtatTCTTTATAGAAATACCGAgtcgaacggcccgatcccataagagtgtgctACAATGatatcctgctgaggcgaacgacccgatcccataagaatatttttgtAGAAATACCAAGgtgaacagcccgatcccataagagtgttacAATGatgaggcgaacaacccgatcccataagagtatgttACAATGATATCcggtcgaggcgaacgacccgatcgcataagagtgtggtacacaATCCCACCGAGGCGAACGACgagatcccattagaataagaaactttaacgggtccttgaccccactcacgaatgtacgtgtgagttataaaatttAAGGAAATATTTCGATGAATACGCACAACACAAAAGAAACTCGTAAGGGAGGCACAATTTCCACGGTTAATCAAGTAGCCCATCCAATTTCTAAAATAGCGAGTCCattactctacgcaagtctaatCTAAGTCTTAATGCGGAATAAAGTAATTAAATAGGCAAGGATATCTCAAATAGCACATTTAAAACATGGCGTGAATCTTAGTCTATCCGGACATAATCATGAATTGTAgtatacgcacggacactcgtcaccttgtacgtgcatagctcccacaacatgtagcatgtaATCAATATAATACCTActgggtaatttccccctcacaaggttagacaagagacttacctcactacgaagttccataaccggtttcaacgcctctctagcacctcaaaccaaatgctcatcgatccgaaactagtcaaacaatcatgaaaaatagtaaaaatatactccaacattataattaattaacttataatattttttaactccgctcgaaaagtcaatccTCAGGCCCATGTGCCCCGAATtctgaaaatattcgaagataaacattacacataacattacgaactcaaatatataatttattcctaattccatttccaaaatcgtggtcaaaatccaaaaattatcaattctagatttttttcaaaatcccacaattttccatgttaaatccttaTGCAATCCTTGAAATCAACTTACAATACGTAGGAAGTACTTACTTTGCAGTAGATGATGATAATTCCCTCTTgaaagagctccaaaaatcgcccaaatcaaataaaaatgtgAAAAAAATGGGCTAAGTCTCGAATTAAAAGCACCCCACAGCCCAGTGACTTTCGCATATGCACTAGTCGTTTCTGCAACTCCGCACCTGTGGATTTCTGCGGCCCAAATAGCGCATctgcatttccgcttctgcggacaacaaGCGCTTATGCGCTTACGCACCTGTGTgaccaagtccgcttctgcggcctagACATTCTTGGCCAATTTAGCTTTTGCGATCTCCTCTCCGCATCtgcaacctcgcaggtgcggaatattCCTCAACCTGCGCTCCTAGGTCCCCTCCACGAATAACGCACCAGCGACGACCCCCTCCGCACCTGCATGACCGCACATGCGGccactccttccgcaggtgcgatgacaccagtctTCAGCAACAATAGCACTTTCTCAAATCCAAAGTTCAATCCGTTTCAAactcgaggcctccgggaccccatccaaacgtacCAGCACATcttaaaatacaatacgaacctagtcgaagCCTTGAATCACGTCAATCAACTTcgtcgaacgcgtccgaattatacttaaacttcctggaatgatgtcaaattttgcgtgcaagtcacaaatcacaatacaaacatattccaaggctcgaaatttcaaacggacatcgataacaccaaaattcacttcaaatcaaagttaataaattcttaaactttcaaaatgccaattatccataataagcgctgaaatgctcccggatcacccgatactcaacccgaatatatgtccaagtccgaaatcatcatacgaacctatcggaaccctcaaatcctgattccgaggtcgtttactcaaaagtcaaaccttggtcaactcttccatgttaaaacttccgaattgagaatttttcatcCGGATCAAttccgaacttctcgaaattcaattccgaccatacgtacaagtcataatacctgaaatgaaactactcaaggcctcaaaccgccgaacgacgcactagagatcaaaacgaccggtcgggttgttacaaaaaTTGTCTCTAATTGTCatgaagttaagatttttagtttaaaatttcaaaacaaaataagtACAAACTAATCTCTATATAACATCCTTGAAAATGACTATATGTGCACTTGCCCCAAAAATGGAGACTTTATAAATCATTGCAACTTTTTTGAACATTTTTATATGGATGCAGATGTATCTTTATTATAAGAAATCCTTATGTGATTACGATTATGGCCTCTCCTAAATCCTAACCAACATCAATTCATTTTTCACCAAAACTAATTAATTTACCCAATAACTACTTCTTGGCCTTAAATTAGTAACCAATATTTTGTTGTACTTAATGTATCATGTAACATTAAACATAAAATCTGGAGAAATCTTACCTACTTGTGAAATTAAAAGGCTGGGGGTGGGGGGATAAAcagaaaaggaaaagagaaaaagatAAAACAAGGAAGTGATGATATGAACATAGGGATAATTTGATGAATGTTCAACCAAACATCTAATTTACTGTACCAAAGTTATAAACTATCTTTTTTAACGGTAAAATAACTCAATCACACTCAGTGGTGAAGACATGATTTCCACTAAAGGGGTTCAAAAAAaaggttttaaaaaaatatgactAGTGAGAATTGAACCAACAACCTTACAAAGATTTTGAAGCCCTTGACCACTAAACTATGCTTTTAGATTatgtcaaggggattcaaaacataatatatagaggtaaaaaatagattttgcctaatatatacaatataatttttcggGTGAACCCCCTTCCGCCTCCTAAATCCGTCCCTGATCACATTTAtatataacataaaaataaaatatgtcaAAAAATATATAATCCAGTTCGTGATAGCACAGTTAAGACATGAGAAAAAATTGATGTAAATATAATCACATCAGCAAGTCACCTCATGGCTCATGTAACACcagtttaaaa
This sequence is a window from Nicotiana tomentosiformis chromosome 5, ASM39032v3, whole genome shotgun sequence. Protein-coding genes within it:
- the LOC104107001 gene encoding WAT1-related protein At5g64700 gives rise to the protein MDRKIYGAILFIQAIYTGMFLISKVAFDVGMNPFVFVFYRQAAATVFLAPIALFLKRKTAPPISFLICLKIFMLSLCGVTLSLNIYGVALKYTSATLAAATTNSLPVTTFILAVLLRMETAKIRTRAGIAKVMGIVLCAGGALTIAFFKGPTLKLLLHHHLFSYNGEVQNSAASGNSWIKGVFLMLLANALWATWLVTQNRILKSYPSKLLCTTLQCFMSTIQAFVFAIALARDPSEWRLGWNVKLLSVAYCGIVVTGVTFYLQAWVVEKKGPVYLAMTTPLALIFTIVSSAVLFGEIISLGSILGGILLVGGLYSVLWGKSREHKIAASNTEDIEKAENGSKEEEIVEKQSSIPNARIQHASFPV